One Clupea harengus chromosome 3, Ch_v2.0.2, whole genome shotgun sequence DNA window includes the following coding sequences:
- the zgc:158868 gene encoding C-factor, whose translation MAAKISGSVLVTGSNRGIGLELVRQLSESLCPPNQIFAGCRDPNGPKAKELRELAQKHQRLITLVCLDTTNQASITEAARVVGAKLKDGSLNLLINNAAVNIPGSLAETGEKQMMEVFQTNTVGPMLLTKEFLPYLRNAASQPGAQSEMSCRRSAVVNVSTLIASIEKCPETFHGAPMYPYRVSKAALNMLTRCLAEDLKKDGILVMALHPGWVKTDMGGPEAPLSTEESVKGTLNVISSLSEKHVGTLLDWEGKGIPW comes from the exons ATGGCAGCTAAGATCAGTGGGAGTGTTCTGGTGACCGGGTCCAACCGGGGGATTGGGCTGGAGTTGGTCCGACAACTGTCTGAATCCCTGTGCCCGCCAAACCAGATCTTCGCTGGATGCCGAGATCCAAATGGACCCAAAGCTAAG GAGTTGAGGGAGCTGGCACAAAAACACCAGCGACTGATCACCCTTGTGTGCCTGG ACACAACAAACCAGGCCAGTATAACAGAGGCTGCGAGGGTGGTGGGAGCCAAGCTGAAGGACGGGAGTCTGAATTTACTCATCAACAATGCTGCCGTGAACATCCCTGGCTCTCTGGCAGAGACGGGAGAGAAGCAAATGATGGAGGTGTTCCAGACCAACACTGTAGGACCAATGCTTCTGACTAAG GAGTTCCTGCCATACCTTCGTAATGCAGCCTCCCAGCCAGGTGCTCAGAGTGAGATGTCCTGCCGGAGATCAGCTGTTGTTAATGTCTCTACTCTGATCGCCTCTATTGAGAAGTGCCCCGAGACCTTCCACGGAGCACCAATGTACCCATACCGGGTCAGCAAG GCTGCACTAAACATGCTTACACGCTGCTTAGCTGAGGATCTGAAGAAGGATGGCATTCTGGTCATGGCCCTCCACCCAGGCTGGGTGAAGACGGACATGGGTGGCCCAGAG GCTCCGCTTTCGACAGAGGAGAGTGTGAAAGGAACGCTGAACGTCATCTCTTCGCTCTCAGAGAAACACGTTGGTACTCTTCTGGACTGGGAGGGGAAGGGCATCCCGTGGTGA